One genomic segment of Brevibacillus laterosporus LMG 15441 includes these proteins:
- a CDS encoding methyl-accepting chemotaxis protein yields MKLKGIFQFKSIKGQLLFMICGLLIITCLGLTSLSFFEAQKQMVTSAEEMLLPLAQQAAGNYQAQLTDDITFVESLAAREAVKKYQTDSASIKKNLDTLVKEHGAIDWGIADATGKTVIGSNEGKDVSKKVYFQKALTGASNTSDVFIASQTKEPIIVFAAPIRTGNQIIGVVYVVQSADELVKFLSTLSFSETGQGFVVDKTGTIVVTDDIPKMKEQENLIVMSQTDDSFKELATILSDLITGNAGSGSYHYQGIKKYVGYAPIPLTGGGIVIYINSDDLLSGITSMRNYLMVISCLFLLASIGVAYWYAYTLSRSIHSFKDILGRMAQGELNTSIDDKLLKRKDEFGELSHMLQNMKNSFSNLIGVVQKQSTEIDQSSQSLSNVSNEMSTATESVSISIQDVATGVTSQTEDLIEIGETLSSYGTQLDEMVHAIEEVDTNGKNIHTLANESNENLNQLITSVDEVNLVFQDFINNIVTANDNLKDVHHITTVINQIAEQTNLLALNAAIEAARAGESGRGFAVVADEVRKLAEQSRQSSQMIADMISAVSADSDQMLMNATSMKEAISGQKSEMDTATASFRNIMAEIDVINPKLEELSLSAQHMQQQKEDIISKVESSSSISQEVAASSEEIAATSEQASASAQEVHATASTLANMTKQLQEELKRFKV; encoded by the coding sequence TTGAAATTGAAAGGAATCTTTCAGTTTAAATCGATTAAAGGGCAGCTATTATTTATGATTTGTGGCTTGCTGATCATCACCTGCTTAGGACTTACAAGCCTTTCTTTTTTTGAAGCGCAAAAGCAAATGGTCACAAGTGCAGAGGAAATGCTTTTGCCTCTTGCCCAACAAGCAGCGGGAAATTATCAGGCTCAATTGACAGATGACATAACATTTGTAGAAAGTTTAGCAGCTAGAGAAGCAGTTAAAAAATATCAAACAGATTCAGCATCAATTAAAAAGAATCTTGATACCCTAGTAAAAGAGCATGGTGCAATAGATTGGGGTATTGCAGACGCTACAGGTAAGACCGTGATTGGTAGTAATGAAGGGAAAGATGTTAGTAAAAAGGTCTATTTCCAAAAAGCATTGACCGGAGCTTCAAATACATCAGACGTATTTATCGCCAGCCAAACGAAAGAACCTATTATCGTGTTTGCTGCACCTATCCGTACGGGAAATCAGATTATTGGTGTTGTATACGTCGTTCAATCTGCTGATGAATTGGTAAAGTTTTTGTCTACGCTTAGTTTCAGTGAAACAGGACAAGGCTTTGTTGTAGATAAAACCGGAACGATTGTCGTCACTGATGATATTCCAAAAATGAAAGAACAAGAAAACTTGATTGTGATGTCTCAGACCGATGACAGCTTTAAGGAACTCGCTACCATTTTGTCCGATTTGATTACGGGAAATGCTGGTTCTGGCTCTTATCATTATCAAGGAATAAAAAAATATGTTGGATACGCCCCGATCCCTCTTACAGGCGGTGGAATTGTGATCTATATCAATTCCGACGATCTACTTAGTGGCATTACTAGCATGCGAAATTATTTAATGGTAATTTCTTGTTTATTCTTGTTAGCTTCTATTGGTGTTGCCTATTGGTATGCTTATACGCTAAGTCGTTCCATCCACTCCTTTAAAGACATTCTAGGAAGAATGGCACAAGGTGAGCTAAACACATCAATCGATGACAAGCTACTCAAGCGTAAAGACGAGTTTGGTGAGCTGTCTCATATGCTCCAAAATATGAAAAACTCCTTTAGTAATTTAATTGGTGTCGTACAAAAGCAATCGACGGAAATCGATCAATCTTCTCAGAGCTTAAGTAACGTTTCCAATGAAATGAGCACCGCTACGGAAAGTGTATCGATCTCCATTCAAGATGTAGCAACGGGTGTTACTTCCCAAACAGAAGATTTGATTGAGATCGGTGAGACTCTCAGCTCGTATGGTACACAATTAGATGAGATGGTGCATGCGATCGAAGAAGTAGACACTAACGGAAAAAATATTCATACGTTAGCAAATGAAAGTAACGAAAACCTGAATCAGCTCATCACATCGGTCGATGAGGTTAATCTGGTTTTCCAGGATTTCATCAATAATATTGTCACAGCCAACGATAACCTAAAGGATGTTCATCATATCACTACTGTCATTAATCAAATTGCTGAACAAACAAATCTATTAGCATTAAACGCAGCTATTGAAGCAGCAAGAGCAGGGGAATCTGGCAGAGGCTTCGCTGTTGTGGCCGATGAAGTACGTAAACTAGCAGAGCAATCCCGCCAATCTTCTCAAATGATCGCAGACATGATTAGCGCGGTATCTGCCGATTCAGATCAAATGCTTATGAATGCAACATCAATGAAAGAAGCTATCTCCGGGCAAAAATCAGAAATGGACACAGCCACTGCCTCTTTCCGTAACATCATGGCAGAAATTGACGTCATTAATCCTAAGCTGGAGGAACTTAGCTTATCTGCACAGCACATGCAGCAGCAAAAAGAAGATATTATCTCGAAAGTGGAATCAAGCTCCAGTATCTCGCAGGAAGTCGCTGCCTCCTCAGAGGAAATTGCGGCTACGTCCGAGCAAGCCTCCGCTTCTGCTCAGGAAGTACATGCTACCGCTAGTACGTTGGCTAACATGACGAAGCAGTTGCAGGAAGAACTGAAGCGATTTAAAGTTTAA
- a CDS encoding cation:proton antiporter regulatory subunit, producing the protein MDIREIELPGIGRKFEMITRNNEKVVIVIHDDGRREIYQFDADDHDESISSVIFNDAEARKVAEILGGVVYKPKALETVEMAFHDLVIEWFKVSPNALAVNRSILEVDIRNKYSVTVIAILKKNLKKVLNPGPEAIIEAGDTLVLSGERTHLKAAIRELLSNEGD; encoded by the coding sequence ATGGATATTCGTGAAATTGAACTACCTGGCATCGGTCGAAAATTCGAAATGATTACAAGAAATAATGAAAAAGTGGTTATCGTTATCCACGATGATGGTCGAAGAGAGATTTATCAATTCGATGCAGATGATCACGACGAGAGTATTTCTAGTGTTATTTTTAACGATGCCGAAGCTAGAAAAGTGGCTGAGATTCTAGGAGGAGTCGTTTATAAGCCAAAAGCGCTTGAGACAGTAGAAATGGCATTTCATGATTTAGTAATTGAATGGTTTAAGGTATCACCAAATGCTTTAGCGGTTAATCGGTCGATTCTGGAGGTGGATATTCGCAATAAGTACAGTGTGACTGTGATTGCTATTCTGAAAAAGAATTTGAAAAAAGTTCTGAATCCGGGACCTGAGGCGATTATAGAAGCTGGAGATACGTTAGTCCTAAGTGGGGAAAGAACTCATTTAAAGGCGGCGATTCGTGAATTATTATCGAACGAGGGGGACTAA
- a CDS encoding cation:proton antiporter: MDHLVFEVGTALLLVAIAALLAGRLKFSIIPFLIVLGMIVGPHAPTIGIFDFTFIESQAIIDFMGRIGVLFLLFYLGLEFSVGKLIKSGKSIAVSGTIYVALNFVLGLLYGFITGFPMLETLIIAGFVSVSSSAIVAKVLVDLRRTGNSETELILGIILFDDIFLAVFLSIMSGLLLGGATSIGGSILSVLISIGYMLLFFVIARKGTPILNKLLNIASDEIFIIVVFAALFFVAGFSETIHVAEAIGALLFGLALSETEHSKRIEKLVIPFRDFFGAIFFFSFGLSIDPLTLGGAIWLALGVVILTVVSNYVAGMIAGRRSGLSHKASSNIGLTIMARGEFTIIVANLGIAGGLMPILKPFSALYVLILAILGPLLTKESKYVYQFMNKIFGWSQKTAKKAEKKIENS; encoded by the coding sequence ATGGATCATTTGGTATTTGAGGTCGGAACGGCACTTTTGTTGGTAGCGATTGCAGCATTGCTGGCGGGAAGATTAAAATTCTCGATTATTCCATTTTTAATTGTTTTGGGAATGATAGTAGGGCCACATGCTCCTACGATTGGGATTTTTGATTTTACCTTTATTGAATCCCAGGCGATCATTGATTTTATGGGTAGGATTGGCGTTTTGTTTTTACTGTTTTATCTTGGGCTGGAATTCTCAGTCGGTAAGCTCATCAAATCAGGGAAATCTATAGCCGTTAGTGGAACCATATATGTAGCTCTTAACTTTGTATTGGGGCTTCTCTATGGTTTTATAACAGGATTCCCAATGCTAGAAACATTAATTATTGCTGGTTTTGTGTCAGTGTCTTCCAGTGCGATTGTAGCCAAAGTCTTAGTAGATTTGCGGCGAACGGGAAACTCAGAGACAGAACTTATCCTCGGAATAATTCTCTTTGACGATATTTTCCTCGCGGTATTCCTTTCTATTATGTCAGGATTGTTGCTAGGTGGGGCAACATCGATTGGAGGAAGCATTCTATCTGTCCTCATTTCAATCGGATATATGCTATTGTTTTTTGTAATTGCACGTAAGGGAACCCCTATCTTAAATAAACTACTTAATATTGCTTCAGATGAAATTTTTATCATTGTGGTGTTTGCAGCTTTATTCTTTGTTGCTGGTTTTTCTGAAACCATTCACGTAGCAGAAGCAATCGGCGCCTTATTATTCGGCTTAGCATTATCAGAGACAGAGCACAGCAAACGCATTGAAAAACTCGTTATTCCATTCCGTGATTTTTTTGGAGCCATATTTTTCTTTAGCTTTGGGCTCAGTATTGATCCATTAACACTAGGCGGTGCCATTTGGCTTGCGTTAGGTGTTGTTATTTTAACTGTAGTGAGTAATTACGTTGCCGGTATGATTGCAGGTAGACGCTCTGGACTGTCTCATAAGGCATCTAGTAATATCGGACTTACGATAATGGCTCGCGGTGAGTTTACTATTATTGTAGCGAATCTTGGTATTGCAGGCGGGTTAATGCCTATTTTAAAACCGTTTTCTGCCTTATACGTGTTGATTCTTGCTATACTGGGACCTTTACTCACCAAAGAATCTAAGTATGTGTATCAGTTTATGAACAAGATTTTTGGCTGGAGTCAAAAAACAGCAAAAAAGGCAGAGAAGAAGATTGAAAACTCATAA
- a CDS encoding acyltransferase family protein, translated as MDSRIVKSLFILQLLSSFLVFAGHYTALVLNYTDPFWVIALNQISRYGTVFLAIITGFFTARSLERLKGSGWSFFSGKITYIFIPFLLFGVLYHYLLTEQLPSQGTDFLNIILGKTGGQLYFIFMLCQYYVFAYIFRNIINKKNILVLIWVFMIFQYVYINYLHQPWLGLSTRHAFPTWIFTFYLGHIIYWYREEIILFMKNNQPILVGFAGISLFSAILFVLSETTYVAVHMRFVLATLVTLLTGLLFLFDWAEYIPLTFRKGLTFFIYLTHSAVTIIVNKTLIGYLGDIAWIFESTWYTLVYLVIIYCITFGISMLLSKMMNLMETHKRRKIRQIEGSM; from the coding sequence ATGGATTCGAGAATCGTCAAATCGTTGTTTATACTACAGTTGCTCTCATCATTTCTAGTATTTGCTGGGCATTATACCGCATTAGTGCTCAACTATACTGATCCATTCTGGGTTATTGCTTTAAATCAAATCAGCCGTTATGGAACTGTATTTTTAGCAATTATTACTGGATTTTTTACTGCAAGATCCCTAGAACGATTAAAGGGGAGTGGCTGGAGCTTTTTTTCGGGAAAAATTACTTATATTTTTATCCCGTTCCTTTTATTTGGTGTTTTGTATCACTATTTATTAACGGAACAGCTCCCTTCACAAGGAACTGATTTTCTAAATATCATACTTGGTAAAACAGGCGGACAGCTTTATTTTATCTTCATGCTGTGCCAATATTATGTATTCGCTTACATTTTTAGGAATATTATTAACAAAAAGAATATTCTTGTGCTGATCTGGGTTTTTATGATATTTCAATATGTGTATATTAATTACCTACACCAGCCTTGGCTTGGACTGAGTACACGGCATGCTTTCCCGACCTGGATTTTCACGTTTTATTTAGGACATATCATATATTGGTACAGGGAAGAAATCATTCTCTTCATGAAGAATAATCAGCCTATTCTGGTAGGCTTTGCTGGAATCTCCTTATTTAGTGCCATATTGTTTGTTCTATCTGAAACAACCTACGTGGCTGTTCATATGCGGTTTGTATTAGCGACACTTGTTACGTTGCTTACTGGCTTACTTTTTCTATTCGATTGGGCAGAGTATATTCCTTTGACCTTTCGTAAAGGTCTGACCTTCTTCATATACCTAACACACTCGGCTGTTACGATTATAGTAAATAAGACACTGATAGGTTATCTAGGTGATATTGCTTGGATTTTTGAAAGCACGTGGTATACGCTAGTTTATTTAGTCATTATTTATTGCATCACCTTTGGAATTTCCATGCTTTTGTCTAAAATGATGAACCTGATGGAGACACATAAACGGCGGAAGATTAGACAAATAGAAGGCTCGATGTGA
- a CDS encoding sigma factor: MFTNAIQDLIHQYGESVFHLVCMIVKNHALADDITQEVFIKAYGSVESFRGELPCSEKASYQMNVFRRFEEEHTYSGSIPIIP; encoded by the coding sequence TTGTTTACAAATGCGATTCAAGATTTAATTCACCAATATGGGGAAAGCGTCTTCCATCTGGTTTGTATGATTGTCAAAAACCATGCACTGGCAGACGATATTACCCAGGAGGTATTTATCAAGGCTTATGGCAGTGTCGAGAGCTTTCGTGGCGAGCTTCCCTGTTCCGAAAAAGCCTCCTATCAAATGAATGTATTTCGCCGCTTTGAAGAAGAACATACATATAGCGGCTCTATCCCCATCATACCGTAA
- a CDS encoding helix-turn-helix domain-containing protein: MVDSKTTQTIGELIRAKRTELGISLSEVSRVTGVSKGVISKIESGETKRPELRTLKPIADVLEIPCEEIIECCIEMEQRVSVLDVFLSESIEISNLSLLTKVANKLLESPQEDTYTLLEHLYQLANKNMNTDIRLTLYNIIITYARGHGVPMYIAKGLYQKYLIEREDLKRLEESFRVGEESLYYVDFLSDEEKITFYFRMTLHAHNTKKFAECIELCKLGLKEGTPGTELKARAHLAMINSLLFLENYDEVEHHLDVFEQYPYHFVPDATKITRAIVKAKTKQFDVAIPMLKDCLAEVSKDLKIHVANELFDVYFQTSDMNSIAELLTKEEECMLHHPQTPYQHISIGTFYQFKGNFMMESGFPEQGKESYLLSLGTFKKVNAYQELTECMKHIFEYFAKNLMSVDIEYVKRLNEVYNGAVRKKW, encoded by the coding sequence ATGGTCGACAGTAAAACTACCCAAACAATCGGGGAGCTGATAAGAGCAAAAAGAACAGAGCTAGGCATCAGTTTATCAGAGGTATCCAGAGTGACTGGGGTTAGTAAGGGGGTTATTTCCAAAATAGAAAGTGGTGAGACGAAGCGTCCAGAGTTACGAACCTTAAAACCAATCGCAGATGTTTTAGAAATCCCTTGTGAGGAGATCATTGAATGTTGTATTGAAATGGAACAACGAGTGAGTGTGCTGGATGTATTTTTATCAGAATCCATTGAAATTTCCAACCTTTCCTTACTCACAAAAGTGGCGAATAAACTTCTTGAGTCTCCTCAGGAGGATACATATACACTATTAGAACATTTATACCAGCTTGCGAATAAGAACATGAATACAGACATTCGGTTAACCCTCTATAATATCATTATTACCTATGCCAGAGGCCATGGAGTACCCATGTATATTGCAAAAGGATTATATCAAAAATACTTAATTGAGAGAGAAGATTTGAAACGTTTGGAAGAATCGTTTAGAGTAGGAGAAGAATCATTATATTATGTGGATTTTTTATCTGATGAAGAGAAAATAACTTTTTATTTTAGAATGACATTGCATGCTCATAACACGAAGAAATTTGCCGAGTGCATCGAGTTATGTAAGTTGGGCCTGAAAGAAGGAACCCCGGGAACAGAATTAAAGGCGAGAGCCCACTTAGCTATGATTAACTCTCTGTTATTTTTAGAAAATTATGATGAAGTAGAGCATCATTTGGATGTTTTCGAGCAATACCCGTATCATTTTGTCCCGGATGCTACGAAAATTACTCGTGCTATTGTGAAAGCAAAAACGAAGCAATTTGATGTAGCGATTCCCATGTTAAAGGATTGTCTAGCTGAGGTTAGCAAGGACCTTAAAATACATGTGGCGAATGAATTATTTGATGTATATTTTCAAACGAGCGACATGAATTCTATTGCAGAATTGCTGACCAAAGAAGAGGAATGTATGCTTCATCATCCTCAAACTCCCTATCAGCATATTTCAATCGGAACATTCTACCAATTCAAAGGGAATTTTATGATGGAAAGCGGATTTCCTGAGCAAGGAAAAGAAAGCTATTTGTTGAGTTTAGGTACATTTAAAAAAGTGAATGCCTATCAGGAATTAACAGAGTGTATGAAACATATTTTTGAATATTTTGCAAAAAATTTAATGTCAGTAGATATTGAATATGTAAAAAGATTAAATGAAGTGTATAATGGGGCTGTAAGAAAAAAATGGTAA
- a CDS encoding response regulator transcription factor, which yields MEEIRVLIVDDEKEIRDLLRKYLERELYQVDVAVNGEEALQMFEKKKYNLLILDVMMPKIDGIEVCRRLRNKTNIPILMLTAKDHEIDKILGLSMGADDYITKPFSINEVVARVKAIMRRFLILGSDDRSQENTLLTFKGITIDLKKYTVHLAGEMISLTAKEFELLKFFASHPEQVFTKTQLFRQVWNSEYVEDDNTVMVHIRKLRMKIEANPSEPKYIQTVWGIGYKFVGEKNEI from the coding sequence ATGGAAGAGATTCGGGTTCTTATTGTCGATGATGAAAAAGAAATTAGAGATTTACTACGCAAATATTTGGAAAGAGAGTTATATCAGGTTGATGTGGCAGTAAATGGAGAAGAAGCTCTTCAGATGTTTGAAAAAAAGAAATATAACCTCCTGATCTTAGATGTAATGATGCCAAAGATTGATGGGATCGAAGTATGCAGAAGGCTTCGAAATAAAACGAACATTCCGATTCTAATGCTCACTGCTAAGGATCATGAGATTGATAAAATTTTGGGTCTGAGTATGGGGGCAGATGATTATATTACCAAGCCCTTTAGTATAAATGAAGTGGTGGCTAGAGTTAAGGCTATTATGAGAAGATTTCTAATACTAGGTAGCGATGATCGTTCTCAGGAAAACACATTACTAACGTTTAAAGGCATTACAATTGATCTTAAAAAATATACCGTACATTTAGCTGGAGAAATGATAAGCTTAACAGCCAAGGAATTTGAACTACTGAAATTTTTTGCTTCTCATCCTGAACAGGTTTTTACGAAGACACAGCTCTTTCGTCAGGTTTGGAATAGTGAATACGTAGAAGATGACAATACGGTTATGGTACATATTCGAAAGCTGAGAATGAAAATAGAAGCGAATCCATCCGAACCAAAGTATATTCAGACCGTTTGGGGAATTGGCTATAAGTTTGTAGGTGAAAAAAATGAGATATGA
- a CDS encoding sensor histidine kinase, which translates to MRYDKITFLLLLQLIIMTCFLFIDVKGLTEGFLRGGLFTVLFVITGLLIVIRLEFLTKVKRMIEELRRATHGNFQTRLLANEDYLFNEMIFCMNELIDQLEKVQVQAIKSKAARRSLLSSISHDIRTPLTSMIGYVDALKDNVATSDKERREYLEIISKKSSGLKHVIDEMFHMAKLDADEIPLQLELLDFAEMVRESLIEFLPELKTYQMELKVCIPEEKCLIVADRLSLFRIMNNMIKNAVQYGKKGKVLGIELTENDKEYQLSIWDKGPGISREDVPHVFDRMYRTDRARNSLHGGSGLGLAIAKSLVEKHSGKIWVESEPEIKTTFGFSISKQKQHGMEFKN; encoded by the coding sequence ATGAGATATGACAAAATAACCTTCCTTCTTCTCCTTCAGCTCATCATCATGACATGCTTCCTATTTATAGATGTAAAGGGACTCACTGAAGGCTTCCTGAGAGGAGGGTTATTTACTGTTTTATTTGTAATAACAGGACTTCTTATTGTCATAAGGCTCGAATTCCTGACGAAAGTAAAGAGGATGATTGAGGAGCTAAGACGTGCGACTCATGGAAATTTCCAGACAAGATTATTGGCTAATGAGGATTACTTATTTAATGAAATGATCTTTTGCATGAACGAATTAATTGACCAGCTAGAAAAAGTTCAAGTTCAGGCGATAAAATCAAAAGCAGCCAGAAGAAGTCTTTTATCTAGTATTTCGCATGATATTCGTACTCCTCTTACTTCTATGATTGGATATGTTGATGCTCTAAAGGATAATGTGGCTACTTCAGACAAGGAGAGACGAGAATATCTGGAGATCATTTCAAAGAAATCGAGCGGTTTGAAACATGTAATTGATGAAATGTTCCATATGGCGAAATTAGATGCGGATGAAATCCCTTTACAGCTAGAATTGCTCGACTTTGCTGAAATGGTTAGGGAATCATTAATTGAATTTTTGCCTGAGCTAAAAACATATCAGATGGAGCTGAAGGTCTGCATTCCTGAAGAGAAATGCCTGATCGTGGCTGATCGTCTGAGTCTGTTCCGAATTATGAATAACATGATCAAAAATGCTGTGCAGTATGGGAAAAAGGGGAAAGTGCTAGGCATTGAATTGACTGAGAACGACAAAGAGTACCAGTTGTCTATATGGGACAAGGGTCCGGGGATTTCTAGGGAAGACGTACCTCATGTATTTGATAGGATGTATCGTACAGATCGCGCGAGAAACTCATTACATGGGGGTAGTGGACTAGGTTTGGCTATAGCTAAGAGCCTTGTAGAAAAACATTCAGGAAAGATATGGGTCGAGAGTGAGCCGGAAATAAAAACGACCTTTGGCTTTTCTATTTCCAAGCAAAAGCAGCATGGAATGGAATTTAAGAATTAA
- a CDS encoding ABC transporter ATP-binding protein yields the protein MSVIIKTTDVTKAYGTQIVVNNLEMNVGQGQIYGFLGQNGAGKTTTIRMLLGLIKPTRGTIEIFGENLLKKKKEILRRIGSIVESSGFYENLTARENLFINAKLMGVHKKNAIEEALEIVGLQHETKKLVGKYSLGMKQRLGIARAILHHPELLLLDEPTNGLDPIGIKEIRRLIKSLAQERNITILISSHILSEVEQLADQIGIIHEGRLLEEISFEELRVRNRKYLEFQVSNDNKAAMLMEDQLQISDYRVHEDGIIRVYSHFGQQGKMNRLFVENGIEVSKITMSEDKLEDYFTKLIGGGTIG from the coding sequence ATGAGTGTAATCATTAAAACCACGGATGTAACAAAGGCATATGGTACGCAGATCGTTGTAAATAACCTTGAGATGAATGTAGGGCAGGGACAGATTTATGGTTTTCTCGGTCAGAATGGTGCAGGAAAGACGACTACCATTCGTATGCTGTTAGGCTTAATAAAACCCACTCGGGGGACGATTGAAATATTCGGGGAGAATTTACTGAAAAAAAAGAAAGAGATTTTAAGAAGAATAGGTTCTATTGTGGAGTCCTCAGGATTCTATGAAAACTTAACAGCTAGAGAAAATCTGTTTATTAATGCAAAGCTCATGGGTGTTCATAAGAAAAATGCAATAGAGGAAGCCTTAGAGATCGTTGGACTTCAACATGAGACGAAAAAGCTGGTCGGTAAATATTCATTGGGAATGAAGCAACGTTTAGGGATTGCTAGAGCCATTCTGCATCATCCTGAGCTGTTACTATTAGACGAACCAACCAATGGTTTAGACCCGATTGGCATTAAAGAGATACGAAGACTGATTAAATCTCTAGCCCAAGAAAGAAATATAACGATTTTGATTTCTAGTCATATTTTATCAGAAGTAGAACAACTGGCAGATCAGATCGGAATTATTCATGAGGGGAGACTGCTTGAGGAAATCTCCTTTGAAGAGCTTAGAGTTAGAAATCGGAAATACCTTGAGTTCCAGGTATCTAACGATAATAAAGCAGCTATGCTGATGGAGGACCAGCTTCAAATATCTGATTACCGGGTGCACGAAGACGGAATTATCAGGGTGTATTCACACTTTGGCCAACAGGGGAAGATGAACAGATTGTTTGTAGAGAATGGAATTGAAGTAAGTAAGATAACGATGAGCGAAGATAAGCTAGAGGATTACTTCACGAAGTTAATTGGAGGTGGGACTATTGGGTAA
- a CDS encoding ABC transporter permease has product MGNLLYVELLKLKRAKMFFVSMIGAASAPIMVFIGFLNMKMKNPHASVEFQEAFYNTNLYTLLLIGTLLYGVITAYLFNREYVEDTLKNLLTIPVSRTSFILSKLVLLLIWILLLTIMTWGLTLILGCIGQFEGLSTALLIQSFSQYIMGGFLLFLLSTPTMLVTFLFKNYVPTIIFTAVITMANVALANSEYRVLFPYSAVHAVAINRFVAEYAPVYSYLSILLTSILGFIITTVYVNKVDVH; this is encoded by the coding sequence TTGGGTAATTTGCTTTATGTTGAACTTCTAAAGCTTAAGAGAGCGAAAATGTTTTTTGTCAGCATGATAGGAGCGGCTTCAGCTCCGATTATGGTATTTATCGGATTTTTAAATATGAAAATGAAAAATCCTCATGCATCTGTTGAATTTCAAGAAGCCTTTTACAATACGAATTTGTATACACTTTTACTCATAGGAACACTTCTGTATGGAGTGATTACTGCTTACCTTTTTAATCGGGAGTATGTGGAAGATACATTAAAAAACCTGCTAACCATCCCCGTATCGAGAACTAGCTTTATTCTAAGCAAATTAGTTTTACTGTTGATTTGGATTTTACTATTAACAATAATGACTTGGGGACTGACTTTGATTTTAGGATGTATTGGACAGTTTGAAGGTTTAAGTACCGCTTTATTAATACAATCCTTTTCCCAATATATCATGGGTGGATTTCTACTGTTTCTGTTGTCAACGCCAACTATGCTTGTAACCTTTCTGTTTAAAAATTATGTTCCTACCATTATATTTACTGCCGTTATCACGATGGCAAACGTCGCACTTGCAAATTCAGAATATCGGGTATTGTTTCCTTATTCAGCGGTACATGCAGTGGCTATTAATCGGTTTGTTGCTGAATATGCTCCCGTATACTCCTATTTATCTATTTTGCTTACATCGATTCTTGGATTCATTATAACCACGGTGTATGTTAACAAGGTGGATGTTCATTGA
- a CDS encoding undecaprenyl-diphosphatase: protein MSVSELNIDVFRAINDVGKQYAVLNPGVVFIAEYMVYFLGLGLLVYWFTRNHRNRMMVIQAMITFIIAEILGKLAGLFYSHYQPFAVLQDVNQLVEHAIDNSFPSDHSILFFSICASFWLMRKKEGWLWLVLAVFVGLSRVWVGVHYPVDVITGALLGIVSALFVYWAVPRLAFIQRLLALYEKIEQQFLPAKNKSKNF, encoded by the coding sequence ATGAGCGTTTCTGAGTTAAACATTGATGTTTTTCGAGCCATTAATGATGTAGGGAAACAGTATGCTGTTTTAAATCCGGGTGTGGTTTTTATTGCAGAATATATGGTGTATTTTTTAGGATTGGGTTTACTCGTCTATTGGTTTACTCGCAATCACAGAAATCGAATGATGGTCATTCAAGCGATGATTACCTTCATCATTGCCGAAATACTTGGAAAATTAGCGGGACTGTTCTATTCGCATTACCAGCCATTTGCGGTACTTCAGGATGTCAATCAGCTCGTTGAACATGCGATCGATAATTCGTTTCCAAGTGATCATTCGATTTTGTTCTTTTCCATCTGTGCTTCTTTTTGGCTTATGCGTAAAAAAGAAGGCTGGCTATGGCTTGTCCTCGCTGTATTTGTAGGACTCTCTCGTGTTTGGGTAGGTGTTCATTATCCAGTTGATGTCATAACAGGGGCATTATTAGGCATCGTCTCGGCCTTGTTTGTGTATTGGGCTGTACCAAGGCTTGCTTTTATACAACGGCTACTTGCACTTTATGAAAAGATAGAACAACAATTCTTACCGGCCAAAAACAAATCCAAGAATTTTTAA